One segment of Erigeron canadensis isolate Cc75 chromosome 2, C_canadensis_v1, whole genome shotgun sequence DNA contains the following:
- the LOC122587838 gene encoding putative disease resistance RPP13-like protein 1, producing MAEIILSALLPIVFEKLASAASNKVTRSKKIQSQLQKLETSLPLIQDLLNDAAEKEIQDKRVKIWLNRLQHLANDIDDILDSLATDVMHYELTEKPAGGITKKVTKFIPTCGTSTFSSSNTDMHHKLNDITTNLQQLYNERNDLGTTIGIRAIRLFDSKTVTGNKKEKTSTGNSTVVETVTGRRENKKLT from the exons ATGGCTGAAATCATTCTCTCTGCGTTGCTCCCAATTGTTTTTGAGAAGCTAGCCTCTGCAGCCTCAAACAAGGTTACTCGTTCCAAGAAAATTCAGTCCCAGTTGCAGAAGTTGGAGACCTCATTACCCCTGATCCAAGATCTGCTCAACGATGCCGCTGAGAAGGAAATACAAgataaaagagttaaaatatgGCTCAATCGTCTCCAACATTTGGCCAATGACATAGATGATATACTCGACTCTTTGGCTACTGATGTTATGCATTATGAGCTGACAGAAAAACCTGCAGGAGGCATTACCAAAAAGGTAACAAAGTTCATCCCAACTTGTGGTACTAGTACTTTCTCATCATCAAATACTGATATGCACCACAAGCTAAATGATATTACCACCAATTTACAACAACTGTATAATGAAAGAAATGATCTTG GGACAACAATTGGCATCAGAGCAATCAGGCTGTTTGATTCAAAAACTGTGACCggaaataaaaaggaaaaaacatcAACCGGAAATTCTACGGTGGTGGAAACGGTTACAGGAAGAAGAGAAAATAAGAAACTTACTTGA